In Paraglaciecola sp. T6c, the sequence AGAAGCACGGCTCTTCTGATGACGAAGCAGCAATAGATATGACCCCCATGTTGGACATCGTGTTCATCATGTTGATTTTCTTCATTGTTACCACCTCTTTCGTAAAAGAAAAAGGTTTAGATGTTTTGCGTCCAAAAGACTCAAATTCACCGCCGCCGAAAACGAATGTTAAATCTCTAGCTATCCGCGTTAACGAAGATGGCACTATCATGATGAACAGTCGTGAAGTGGATATCCGCCGTATCGTAGCGAACATTCAAAGCTTCTTAGCTGAGAACAACACAGATTCTGCTGCTGTTCAAGCTCACCCTAAAGCGAAGCACGGTGTTGTAACTGAAGTCATTAACCAAGCTAAAGAAGCTGGCATCGCCAACGTTTCTGTTTTAGTAGGTAAGTAACTTATTCGTTACTAACGACTGCATCAAATACGAAAAAAGCCATCATATGATGGCTTTTTTTATGTCTGTTGCTTTTTAAACTTGCAGTTAATACCAACGCCATTAAACAATTAGCCACTTAGCGAAAATTTAATGGAATTGGTATAAGACCGCTCAGAGCTTACTCGACGTCTAAAGGTTCAGGGGAGAGAATAATCCCTGTGCGGTCGGCATACACATGATCTTCTGGCAGAAACGTCACGCCACCAAAATTCACCGCAACATCAACTTCACCCACGCCTTGGTCGTCAGCACTGACCGGTATCGAGGCGATAGCATGCACACCCACGTTGATCTCTTCTAAATCATCGACCTCGCGCACACTGCCATAACAAATAATACCTTCCCAGCCGTTATCTAAAGCGATTTGCGCTGCGGCAGAATCTATTAACGCTCGGCGCATAGAGCCACCGCCGTCGATTAGCAATACTTTTCCTAGCCCAGGCTTTTCCAGCGCTTTGAGAATAACGCCTTTGTCTTCGAAACATTTGATGGTGGTAATTTCACCTCCAAAAGAAGCGCGGCCACCAAAGCTAACAAACATGGGTTCTACCACATCAACACTGTCAGCAAATAAATCACATAATGCAGACGTATTATATTCCATTGCTAATCCCCTTCAGACGAATTACCACCAGTATACTGCTAGGTAGTGGCAATGCTACCACTAATCAAGCTTTTACACGGTTTTTTGATGAAACCTAGTACGGGAAATTTATTTCATAAACTGTTCTTTAATCTGTCACCTAAGCTTCACACAGAAAAAATAACATCATCAACACTGAATAGAATGCGAGTTGATGGAGTGTCACGATGAAAACACTGACTCAGACAGATACCCAGCTTTTTCATTGGCTTTTTGGACTGACCGCTAAGCGTGACTGTCGCTGGATAATCTGGATGTCTCGCACTGGTGACGGTCACCTGTATCTCATCTTAGGCTTATTCCTTTGGTTATTTGAAGCAGAGCATGGTGCATTGTTTCTATACAGCGCATTACTCGCTTACAGCCTTGAATTGCCAGTGTATTTAATTTTGAAAAAATTCCTACGCCGACAACGTCCCTGCGACTTATTGCAGAATTTCAGCGCCCATATTACCCCATCCGACAAATTCAGCTTACCCTCGGGTCATACAGCAGCCGCATTTTTAATGGCATCGTTGATCGCCAGTTTTTACCCATCCATGCTGATTTTGGTTTA encodes:
- a CDS encoding ExbD/TolR family protein, whose amino-acid sequence is MKRKKHGSSDDEAAIDMTPMLDIVFIMLIFFIVTTSFVKEKGLDVLRPKDSNSPPPKTNVKSLAIRVNEDGTIMMNSREVDIRRIVANIQSFLAENNTDSAAVQAHPKAKHGVVTEVINQAKEAGIANVSVLVGK
- the rraA gene encoding ribonuclease E activity regulator RraA is translated as MEYNTSALCDLFADSVDVVEPMFVSFGGRASFGGEITTIKCFEDKGVILKALEKPGLGKVLLIDGGGSMRRALIDSAAAQIALDNGWEGIICYGSVREVDDLEEINVGVHAIASIPVSADDQGVGEVDVAVNFGGVTFLPEDHVYADRTGIILSPEPLDVE
- a CDS encoding phosphatase PAP2 family protein is translated as MKTLTQTDTQLFHWLFGLTAKRDCRWIIWMSRTGDGHLYLILGLFLWLFEAEHGALFLYSALLAYSLELPVYLILKKFLRRQRPCDLLQNFSAHITPSDKFSLPSGHTAAAFLMASLIASFYPSMLILVYCWASIIGLSRVLLGVHYPSDILAGAALGLSMSYFSLSLL